Genomic DNA from Mycolicibacterium helvum:
CCAGTCCGGACGCGTGCAGGGCGGTGCGGAGTTCGGCGACGATATTCCTTCCGGTGCGCGGGTTCGGGGAAGCGTCGCTCCACGCGTATCCGGCACGGTCGTAGGTGACCACGGTGGCATTCCCGGACAGTGCGGCGGGGATATCACGCCACGACAGGCTTGTCTCACCGCTGCCAGCTTCCATGACCACCAGCGGGCCGCGGGAACCCCGCTTGACTAAGTGGAGGTCAAACCCGCCGGCATCGATCAGCTGCCCCGGCATCGCGACCTGCGCTCTTCTGTTCGCGGTAATCAGGTGTTCGGCCGTCACGCTGCTCACACCGAGACCGAGCATGAGTACTCCGCCGAAGGCAATGCCACGAAGTACCCGACGGCCCTCGAGGAGACTTGGCGGACCGACCGCTGGTGTTGCGCGGGGTTTCGGACGGTTTCGCGACCAGAGCGCATAACCGATAGCCGCTAGGACTTCGGCCATGGCGACGAGACCGAGGACGGGGAACATCACGTCCAAGGCCGCGGATCGCCGAACACAGCCTATCCATCCGATCAGTCCCAGCAGCAGCGCAGCAGAGATCGAGGCTCCAAGAATGGTGCGGCCAATGTCGAGCCAGCGCCGACGTGGGTACTGGCGGCCCGCCGGCCCCGGCGGGCCGCCAGGTCGGTTGGCGCAACGGGTTTTAGTCCAGCGCAACACGCGCTGACCGTAGGCAATACAGAGGGTGAGGTAGAGCGCCCCGAGCCCATGTCGCCAGGACGCGACCGTGCCGCGATTTAGATCAAGGGAGGCGACGAAGAGCAGCACCAGAGCGACAATCGGAGCAAGCCCCAGTAGTGCAGCACCTAGCGTCGACGACCGCGGCCGGCGCCGAGCAACGAGTCCGGCTGCGATCACAATCCAGAAACCGATCTCGCACGCCACCATCACCTGCCGGAACATGACCAACCTTTAAATAGCACAATTGTGTTCAAAAACGCATGCTAGCACGACTGTGTACATTGGGGCGGTGCCGAAACGTATCGACCACCGGGCCCGGGAGCGGGACGTCGCCGAGGCCGCGTGGAAGGTCGTCGCGCGAGACGGTGTTGGCCAGCTTTCGGTACGCAAAGTCGCCGAGGAGGCGAAGTTGGCGACAGGCTCACTGCGTCGCGCTTTTCCGACACAGGACGCTCTGCGTGCTTACTGCCTGGAGCTGGTTCGCGAACGGGCGCAGGCCCGCGTTGATACTGTCGATCAAAGCCTGCCCGTGTCAGAGTTCGTTGAAGAGTGTCTGCAACAACTACTTCCGCTCGACGACGATCGCAGACTGGAGATGGAGGTCTTCATCGCGATTGGCGTGCTGGCCCTGACTGACAACGCGCTTCGCGGCCCATACGGCAAGGTCCACGACATGCTCGCAGTCGGGTGCAGTTCATTGCTGAGGATGGTCGCGCACGACAGCGCGCCAGGCGATATCTGCGACGACGAAATCAATACCGAGTCGAAGCGTTTGCACGCGCTGGTCGACGGGCTGGCTTTGCATCTCGTGCGCCAGCAACGCACTGAACCCACCTCCTGGGCGACCGACGTTCTGTCCACACACTTGCGGCAAGTCCGCAGCCGATGGCAGGCATCTTCGACCCGATGATGCTGGATTCCCAACGCGACCGGTGACTGACATTGGACGCGGTCCAACCGACTAAAATTGCTGGGGTGCATGGCTTTCGGAACAGGAAGTAGCTCGCTGACAGCCAGCTGAATTCAGCCCCGACGGGTGGTGCGCAAGCGTTGTCCGGCGACTTCCAAGTCGATGGCATCGACCAGTGGGTGCAGTTGCGCTTCACGGCCAGCTTCAGAGGCCAATCATTGGGCGGGAGAGCCCCGATGTCGACGGGTGTCAGCATGGGGCTCGTCGGCGCCCCGCAGGAGCCGACCATCCGAATTATATTGCCCTGCAGCACTTCCTGGAGTCTCCGCCCGTTCGTCGTGGTGTCGATCCGCAGCCGAGTCGATGGCTTCGACCGCGCTGTCTTATGGCACTATCGGAATCATGGGTCTCAACTGGCGGACGATGAACCTTGCGAATTGGGAATCTAGGGTGCCCGTGCACCTCGGGCCCGACGGATACGATCTCGCCCGCTTCGACGATCCGCAGTTGCTCTCGGGTGTGGTGGCCTACGACCTGCCACGGCTGGGACGTTTGGATGGCCTGGACGTGGTGCACCTCCAGTGTCACATCGGAACTGACACGGTCTCACTGGCCAGACTCGGGGCACGCTCGGTCACCGGGTTGGACTTCTCCCCAGCGGCG
This window encodes:
- a CDS encoding alpha/beta fold hydrolase, which gives rise to MFRQVMVACEIGFWIVIAAGLVARRRPRSSTLGAALLGLAPIVALVLLFVASLDLNRGTVASWRHGLGALYLTLCIAYGQRVLRWTKTRCANRPGGPPGPAGRQYPRRRWLDIGRTILGASISAALLLGLIGWIGCVRRSAALDVMFPVLGLVAMAEVLAAIGYALWSRNRPKPRATPAVGPPSLLEGRRVLRGIAFGGVLMLGLGVSSVTAEHLITANRRAQVAMPGQLIDAGGFDLHLVKRGSRGPLVVMEAGSGETSLSWRDIPAALSGNATVVTYDRAGYAWSDASPNPRTGRNIVAELRTALHASGLAGPYVLVGHSLGGMYVREFAQLHQEEVAGLVLVDARPEDDDSRTQAILKEAGLAGNPRPAILTALKMSGALRMFSDVLLDGLVAPRDRAAFLDVVASPSYFTTKQQEADLAYRTEDAIRGQNLGDLPVRIIARGRSQDYASAGIPQAVGERLETIWRDEQRRMLDLSTDSTLVTATKSGHMIIHDQPDLVVATINSLIETVGPQR
- a CDS encoding TetR/AcrR family transcriptional regulator; the protein is MPKRIDHRARERDVAEAAWKVVARDGVGQLSVRKVAEEAKLATGSLRRAFPTQDALRAYCLELVRERAQARVDTVDQSLPVSEFVEECLQQLLPLDDDRRLEMEVFIAIGVLALTDNALRGPYGKVHDMLAVGCSSLLRMVAHDSAPGDICDDEINTESKRLHALVDGLALHLVRQQRTEPTSWATDVLSTHLRQVRSRWQASSTR